The following are encoded together in the Thermomicrobiales bacterium genome:
- a CDS encoding HAMP domain-containing histidine kinase, whose translation MSGTLPLRRWLIVALVMTFVVPFALTATMAAALVWRPAQSGNDAARLLTSGAASWNDPAWQVSVTDTLRAQGVEFVLYEDGAEIFRSTADPLAGTNAAAPGPRNWWAGDSDARLARELVLPGDALQQRAYIYSLSDPPSSSRAWLLPVIGFSALFLTLAGIAWVLGRMVVRPLAATSDAARQIAAGDLDISLPTSRVREVAEVNSAFEVMSGGLRESVEQQVRVEQERRLFISAIAHDLRTPLFALRGYLSGLQQGVARSPEQMAHYVGVAQEKADALERLIADLFDYSRLEYLDQAPDRKPADVRDVLLRFVEGFRPLAEAKQVALDLDLTDVTCVAEIDEHLMARAVENLLDNAVRYTPHGGRVTVRCARDEGKIEFTVIDDGPGIAAEDLPRIFSPLYRAESSRNRRTAGAGLGLTIARRILRAHGGELTAANGERGAEFRGTLPSVE comes from the coding sequence ATGAGCGGAACGCTGCCGCTGCGGCGCTGGCTCATCGTGGCGCTCGTCATGACGTTTGTGGTGCCGTTTGCACTCACTGCGACAATGGCAGCCGCCCTCGTCTGGCGTCCAGCGCAGTCCGGAAATGATGCAGCACGTCTGCTGACAAGCGGCGCGGCGAGCTGGAACGATCCAGCCTGGCAGGTGAGCGTGACTGACACGCTCCGCGCCCAGGGTGTCGAGTTCGTGCTGTATGAGGATGGTGCCGAGATCTTCCGCAGCACTGCCGATCCGTTGGCGGGAACGAATGCGGCTGCACCGGGTCCGCGCAACTGGTGGGCGGGCGATTCGGATGCGCGTCTGGCTCGCGAGCTGGTCTTGCCCGGCGACGCACTGCAACAGCGCGCCTACATTTATTCGTTGTCCGACCCGCCCAGCTCCAGTCGCGCCTGGCTCTTGCCAGTGATTGGATTCTCTGCACTGTTCCTTACTCTTGCCGGTATTGCCTGGGTGCTGGGGCGCATGGTCGTGCGACCGCTGGCGGCCACGAGCGACGCGGCGCGGCAGATCGCGGCTGGCGATCTGGACATCTCGCTGCCAACATCGCGCGTTCGTGAGGTGGCCGAGGTGAACTCGGCATTCGAGGTGATGAGCGGCGGGCTGCGTGAGTCGGTCGAGCAGCAGGTGCGGGTTGAGCAGGAGCGACGGCTGTTCATCTCGGCCATCGCCCACGATCTGCGCACGCCGCTCTTCGCGTTGCGCGGCTACCTGTCCGGCCTGCAGCAGGGCGTCGCCCGGAGCCCCGAGCAGATGGCGCACTACGTCGGCGTCGCGCAGGAGAAAGCGGATGCGCTGGAGCGCCTGATCGCCGACCTGTTCGACTATTCGCGGCTGGAGTATCTGGATCAGGCACCGGATCGGAAGCCTGCCGACGTTCGCGACGTGCTGCTGCGGTTCGTTGAAGGCTTCCGCCCGTTGGCTGAGGCGAAGCAGGTGGCGCTGGATCTCGACCTGACTGATGTGACCTGCGTCGCCGAGATCGATGAGCATCTGATGGCGCGCGCGGTCGAGAATTTGCTGGACAACGCCGTGCGCTACACACCGCATGGCGGTCGCGTGACAGTTCGCTGCGCGCGGGACGAAGGCAAGATCGAATTCACTGTCATTGATGATGGCCCAGGTATCGCCGCCGAAGACCTGCCGCGCATATTCAGCCCGCTGTATCGTGCCGAAAGCTCGCGGAACCGTCG
- a CDS encoding response regulator transcription factor encodes MSEHTTVLVVDDDPDIVALMRDFLEVEGYAVLTAERGERALEILDEASVDCVLLDIMMPGMSGFDVVRRIRERGDLPVLILSARQEDSDKLRGLGLGADDYIVKSATAAEVVARVGAVLRRAGRGEAAVSTVLDFGRLTIDPRAREVRVAGEIISLTPREFDLLLLLAERPRQVLTREQIYERLWGDYGDRHSLTVHIGRLREKIEPDPARPTYIATVWGVGYRFEGHRRG; translated from the coding sequence ATGAGCGAACACACGACGGTGCTGGTCGTTGACGACGATCCGGATATCGTCGCGCTCATGCGTGACTTCCTGGAGGTCGAGGGCTACGCAGTCCTCACAGCCGAGCGGGGCGAGCGTGCGCTCGAAATCCTGGATGAAGCGTCGGTCGATTGCGTGCTACTGGACATCATGATGCCGGGCATGTCCGGATTCGACGTGGTACGCCGGATTCGCGAGCGAGGTGATTTGCCGGTGCTGATCCTGAGCGCTCGGCAGGAAGACAGCGATAAGCTGCGTGGCCTGGGCCTCGGTGCCGACGACTACATCGTGAAGTCGGCAACGGCGGCAGAGGTAGTCGCCCGAGTCGGCGCGGTGCTCCGGCGGGCGGGTCGCGGCGAGGCGGCTGTATCAACCGTACTCGACTTTGGACGGCTGACGATTGATCCGCGTGCGCGAGAGGTGCGGGTGGCCGGCGAAATCATCTCGCTGACGCCGCGCGAGTTCGATCTGCTGCTGTTGCTGGCCGAGCGGCCACGGCAGGTGCTCACCCGCGAGCAGATCTACGAGCGGCTGTGGGGTGACTACGGCGACCGCCATTCGCTGACCGTCCACATCGGGCGTCTGCGCGAGAAGATCGAGCCGGACCCGGCCAGACCGACCTATATCGCCACGGTCTGGGGCGTCGGATATCGCTTCGAAGGGCATCGGCGCGGATGA
- a CDS encoding SHOCT domain-containing protein, translating to MLNQLSTSVVLLHADGWGHSEPWFWVWRLGMFVFWIFFIFLFFWCFRRWGWGWRHEISGTERAKGILAERFARGEISVEEYHQRLDQLK from the coding sequence ATGCTGAATCAGCTCTCCACCTCGGTCGTCCTGCTCCATGCAGACGGCTGGGGACATAGCGAACCGTGGTTCTGGGTCTGGAGGTTAGGCATGTTCGTATTCTGGATCTTCTTCATCTTTCTGTTCTTCTGGTGCTTCCGGCGCTGGGGCTGGGGCTGGCGACACGAGATCTCCGGTACCGAGCGCGCCAAAGGCATCCTGGCCGAGCGCTTCGCACGCGGTGAGATCAGCGTCGAGGAGTACCACCAGCGACTCGATCAGCTGAAGTAA